The following is a genomic window from Amycolatopsis cihanbeyliensis.
CATCATAGCGAACGAATCGAGGTGGGTCCGATGACGGTGACACGGTTGCGCGAGATTCCCGGGATCGGTGTGGACGTCATCGGGGACGAGGCCGATGCCGCGGCGGACCCGGAGTTGCTGCGGCTGGAGAACCTGGACACCGACCTCCGGCCACCCGCGCTCGCCCTGGACACCACCAGGGCGGCGATCGAGGAGGACGCGGCCAACAGCTACCTGCCGTTCCACGGGCATCGCGCGCTCCGGCAGGCCGCCACGGCGCACGTCGGCAGGCTGGCCGCACGTGGCTACGACCCGGACACCGAGTGTGTCGGGGTGGCCGGTGGGCTGAACGGCGTGCTCAACACGCTGCTCGCCACGGTCGAGCCGGGCCAGGAGGTGGTGCTGTGCGACCCGGCCTACGCGGGCCTGGTCAACCGGGTGCGGCTGGCCGGCGGCGTGCCGCGGTTCGTGCCTACCGAACCGGCTCCCGAGGGTTGGCGCGTCGATCCCGAGCGGCTCGCCGGCGCGGTCGGCCCGGACACCGCCGCGGTGCTGATGATGAGCCCGGCCATGCCGACCGGCCTCGTCCTGGACGGCGAGCACTGGGCGGCGCTGGCGCGGGCCTGCACCCGGCACGACACCTGGCTGATCTACGACGCGGCCATGGAACGCATCCGCTTCGACGGTAAGGGGCCGGACCATCCCGCCACCCACGAGGGGCTGGCCGAACGCACCATCACGGTCGGGTCGGCGGCCAAGGAACTGCGGCTGATCGGCTGGCGGGTCGGCTGGGTGGTGGCGCCCGCCGGGATCCTCGCCGACATCCGGCTTGTCGGCCTGACCAACGTCGTCTGCCAGGTCGGGCTGGCGCAGCAGGCGGTCGCGGCGGCACTGGCCGCGCCGGACGCGGACGCCGACGTCGCCACGGCCACCGCCGAATGGGGCCGGCGCTGCGAGGCCGTGCTGCGGCGGCTCGCGGACTACCCGGTGATCCGGCCGCGGGGCGGCTGGTCCCTGCTGCTGGACACCGCGCCGCTCGGACTCGCCCCCGCCGAGCTGTCCCGGCGGCTGTTCGAGCGCGGCCGGGTCGCCGCGACCCCGATGGACCACTGGGGACCCAGCGGCGGCCGCTACCTGCGCCTGGTCTACGCCAACGAGCCGGTGGCCCGACTCGCCGACCTCGGCGAGCGGTTCCGCACCGCCATCGGCTGAGCATCCCGCGGGCCGGTGTCCGTCCCGGCGCCCGCCGTTCGTCGGTGTACCGAAACCAGGCTGGCCGACCGAAGGGAAGGATGCGCAAATGACGGTGATCGTCGCGGGCAAGGTGTACGTGGAACCCGGGGAGCGGGACCGGTTCGTGGCGGGGCACCGGGAGCTGGTGCTGCGCTGCCGCGAGCGGCCCGGCTGCCTCGATCTCGCGATCTCGCCCGATCCGGTCGAGCCGGGACGGGTGAACCTGTTCGAGCACTGGGAGTCGGAGGAGGCGCTGGCGGCCTGGCGCGCCATCGCCCCGGCGCCGGCCGTGGACGTGGAGATCACCGACGACCAGGTGCTCAAGCACGAGGTCGCGAGCTCGGGCCCGCCCTTCGGCTGATCCGCCACAACGCCCACCGGCCACTGCTGTGAGCGGTGCGGACGGTCCCTATGCGAGTAGGCTCCATTGTTGGTCCCCGTTCGGGTCATCCAGCCACACGGTGTGTGTTCCGTCGTGATTGACGCTGAGCCCGAACCGTTCCCGGACCGGTTTGCCGAGTCGTTCCCACTCGCGGTGCGCGTCCTCGATCGCGTCCCACAACCGGATCGGCCCACCCTGCCGTACCGAGTGCGTGCCGTCCGTCGTGGTGTGGCACACCCAAGAGTGGTGTCCGTCGGCTAGCCATGTTTCGGTCGGTCCGCCGTCGTTCGGGGTGAAGCTCATGTGGTCGTAGCCGCCGACCCGTAGCGCAGCGAAGAACTCGAACGGGCCGCCACCGGTCGCCACCTCGGCCGTTAGGTTGGTTGTGCGCTGGGTGCCTTGGTAGTCCTTCAAGGAACGGAAGGCGTCGAGGGCCGCGTCGTGCCGGGTGCCGCGTATCGGCATGAACCCGCCGTAATCGGCCAGGAACCGACCGGACGCAGTGTCACCGTGCATGGTCAGCAGGGCCAGGAGTCC
Proteins encoded in this region:
- a CDS encoding pyridoxal phosphate-dependent aminotransferase; amino-acid sequence: MTVTRLREIPGIGVDVIGDEADAAADPELLRLENLDTDLRPPALALDTTRAAIEEDAANSYLPFHGHRALRQAATAHVGRLAARGYDPDTECVGVAGGLNGVLNTLLATVEPGQEVVLCDPAYAGLVNRVRLAGGVPRFVPTEPAPEGWRVDPERLAGAVGPDTAAVLMMSPAMPTGLVLDGEHWAALARACTRHDTWLIYDAAMERIRFDGKGPDHPATHEGLAERTITVGSAAKELRLIGWRVGWVVAPAGILADIRLVGLTNVVCQVGLAQQAVAAALAAPDADADVATATAEWGRRCEAVLRRLADYPVIRPRGGWSLLLDTAPLGLAPAELSRRLFERGRVAATPMDHWGPSGGRYLRLVYANEPVARLADLGERFRTAIG
- a CDS encoding putative quinol monooxygenase codes for the protein MTVIVAGKVYVEPGERDRFVAGHRELVLRCRERPGCLDLAISPDPVEPGRVNLFEHWESEEALAAWRAIAPAPAVDVEITDDQVLKHEVASSGPPFG